The genomic segment ccaccctccGGCTCTCTCCAGATTTCTTAATGGCCAAATCCaggcaccccccaccccacacacacacctcaaaagcTCGGGTTCATGACTACTTTATGTTCTTAAATTCAGCTATCCAActtggcttctggcttctgctgcctCCCATTCGAGATTATGAATTGACACCACCTTCCACCCTACCCCTACCAAGTTCATCTCCAATCATACCTGATCCCTGGGAGTGACAAAATAATTCTCTTCCTGTGGATaggttcctttctcttcttccacgtCAAGGTATTCAGTAGTGCTGAGGAATCCACAGCCCTCTTCAAGTACTGGGAGCTCAGGTGTAGCCTCAGAGCTACCCCACTGGGCCTTCTTCAGTCTGTGGAGACATTAGGTTTAGAGGCAAGGTGACTGGAGGTCAGGCTTCCAGCTTCATTCTTCACGCTTCCCTGGTCTGAAGTACTTCTCACTGAGACTCATAGGTGTTACCATTTGACCTTCAACTCACCCCAACTTTTTGCTCTCTACAGACAGAAGAATTCTCAGTTCAGGGACTTACCTGTCAGTGACCCCTAATTTCCCTTAGTTCAATGATATGCTTTCTTGTCATCTTGGGCCATTTCACTCTTCCAGCTAATGTGACTTACCTTCCATCCCTCAATTGCTTCTTTCCATATTATAGAAACTtttaagggccagcaagatgacttagcaggtaaaggtatttgccaccaagcctgatgatctaagTCAGGACCCAGATGATGGAAGACGAAAACAAATTCCCATAAATTGTTCTCTGAcgtccacacacatgctgtggaatgcagtatatatgcatatacataattaaatgcaaaaataaagaaatcatatTTGAATCACACCAGGGGCATGGTTCCTTTCCAAGTACCAATGAATTTTCTCAAAGCTCTCAACTTTCTTTAGTTCAAATTACCCTGCCACCAATCCCTGCTTGGCTCCCAGAGGCCAGATGCCATGTCTCCTTACTCATTGATGACTCTCTGTCGCCTCCTCAGGTCCTCCAGATGATAAGTAACAGCTCTGACACGGGCTGGAATGTTTCCAGGCCCCTTTTGCATTCTTTCCAAATGcagcttcctcctctttcttctccaaagCTTTTCAGGAGGAGGGAGTCCCTCAAGAGGatgcaggccaggctgggagCAACCAGTGGCCCTCTGTGCCAAGAAGGAAGAACAGTTGCTAAATGGGTAGACAGGTGTTGGTTTCAGGGGACTTGGGGCTGAACTAGAGAATCAGGGGTCTCTGGAAGTTGGGGCATGATCTGGAAAACAGGATGCTTGGTTTATGGTAAAAACAGGGTCTGGTTAGTATGCTGGCTGGGAAATACCAAAGAGAAAGGGTACTAAGGCTAGGAAGGCAGTGGGCACAATTTAACAGAAGGTTGAGGAGCAGAGTCTGTTATACCAGTATTGGTGGAATGTGCTGTTCTTCCATCCAGTTGGAGCTAAGAACAAATAGAGGAGCTGGAGTCAGAAAGACACCCTTAAAAATACCATTTCCCCCATAACTCTCCTGACTTCCTGTTGGAGCCACAACTTCCATCAAGTAGTGTGAaatgacctccacacacacacttactgctGTAAGGATTTATGATCAATAAAAATAGTATAGctcacctccccacctccagctTCTGGTTTCTCCTCTACTCACCTAGACCTTTGGCTAAGATTCTCCCAGAAGGCATCTCCATAAGACTGAGGCATTGGTCTGCTACTCTGGGAAGGCAGGCTACAGGGGGAAGGTCGGCTGACCACCCTGGAACACCTGCTCAAAGAGGACAAGGTAGGCTCAGGTCTCAGAGTTGTTCTGAACCTGTGGGTGCTGACCCCTTCCTCTGGGGGTTCAAACAGCCCTGCACAGGGGTCCCCTAAggacactggaaaacacagatatttacattatgattcataacaatagcaaaattagttTGAAGTAGAaacgaaaacaattttatggttgagggaggggtcaccacaacaagaggaactatattaaagggtcctagcactaggaaggttgagaaccactgcctaagAGCATCTCCTCTCCCACTGGATTCAGGAGTGGTTCTTCCCATGGGGTCCTAGCTGTCCACCTGCTCACAAGCCATGCctttcctttcattctctccttctcccttccctccctctctccctcccatctctgttttgagacagggtctcattatgtagctctggctgtcctggaatttgccatataaactaggctggccctaaacttagagatctgcctgtgtctgcctagGCTTAAAAGCATGAGTCATGAAGGATGGTggcactttaatctcagcactcgggaggcagaggcaggaggatctctgtgagttctaggccagcctgggctacagagtgagttccagaatagccagggctgttacacagagaaaccctgtcttggggtaGTGGGGTGAAGCATGAGTCATaatgttttctctctccttcttttaaagacagggtctcatatattctaggctggcctcaaactcgataTATTGCCCTTAAGATCCTCCTGTTTCACAggggtggaaagatggctcagtggttaagagcacatgctgatcttgcagaggacctgagttcaaatcccagaaccaaGGCTAGGtagttcacaattgcctgtaactccagatttgTCGGGTccaaccctcttctggcttctgcaggcacccacatacatatgcagatacacacataaattaaaataataaaaaattaaagatcttCTTGCCTTCTCCTTTtgaatgctgggatcataggcatgtaccactacacctagtttgttctttgttttgttgttgttttttttgagatagggtttctctgtgtaaccttggct from the Peromyscus eremicus chromosome 8a, PerEre_H2_v1, whole genome shotgun sequence genome contains:
- the Inca1 gene encoding protein INCA1 isoform X2, which encodes MQGQEDGDSILPFAKCSRVVSRPSPCSLPSQSSRPMPQSYGDAFWENLSQRSSSNWMEEQHIPPILRATGCSQPGLHPLEGLPPPEKLWRRKRRKLHLERMQKGPGNIPARVRAVTYHLEDLRRRQRVINELKKAQWGSSEATPELPVLEEGCGFLSTTEYLDVEEEKGTYPQEENYFVTPRDQARTGPMPLGG
- the Inca1 gene encoding protein INCA1 isoform X1 produces the protein MQGQEDGDSILPFAKCSRVVSRPSPCSLPSQSSRPMPQSYGDAFWENLSQRSSSNWMEEQHIPPILRATGCSQPGLHPLEGLPPPEKLWRRKRRKLHLERMQKGPGNIPARVRAVTYHLEDLRRRQRVINELKKAQWGSSEATPELPVLEEGCGFLSTTEYLDVEEEKGTYPQEENYFVTPRDQLLWSPWTPLGQDGTYASGRLSSLAHSTVTAWRNPSYNPQRMALESEE